Proteins found in one bacterium genomic segment:
- a CDS encoding RNA methyltransferase — translation MPREGIVYGFHGVEEIVQHQPERINHIWTTQHASLRLKRLLATARSKKISIHIVDPAVLTKLAGDSHHQDVVVEISPYRYYRPDQLLENITEESLFCILDEIQDVTNFAALIRSAEGAGVQGIFIPERRSAQVTGVTYKLSAGALEHVRIARAGNLARLIEQLQEKNIR, via the coding sequence ATGCCTCGTGAGGGGATCGTGTATGGTTTTCATGGCGTTGAGGAAATTGTCCAGCACCAGCCCGAGCGAATCAACCACATCTGGACAACGCAACATGCCTCGCTTCGCTTAAAGCGATTGCTCGCCACCGCCCGGAGCAAGAAAATTTCAATTCATATTGTTGATCCGGCCGTTCTCACGAAGCTTGCAGGCGATTCTCACCATCAGGATGTTGTCGTTGAGATCAGTCCTTACCGCTACTACCGCCCCGATCAATTACTGGAAAACATAACGGAGGAATCACTTTTCTGCATTCTTGATGAAATTCAGGATGTAACCAATTTTGCAGCGTTGATTCGATCAGCTGAAGGCGCGGGCGTGCAAGGAATCTTCATACCGGAGAGGCGCTCCGCACAGGTCACCGGCGTCACCTACAAGCTTTCTGCCGGCGCGCTGGAACATGTAAGGATCGCGAGAGCAGGGAATCTTGCGCGTTTGATTGAGCAGCTTCAGGAGAAAAATATTCG
- the ispF gene encoding 2-C-methyl-D-erythritol 2,4-cyclodiphosphate synthase has product MSYRVGIGFDAHKFMVGRKLMLGGFEIPHSVGLHGHSDADVLLHALTDALLGAAGLGDIGMHFPDSDPQWKDASSGVFVQQALQEVYQLGWKVSNVDLTLIAQEPKFGPYRNEIRSSIATLLELPEEIINLKAKTTDHMGFTGRGEGIAAQAIVLLESDAS; this is encoded by the coding sequence ATGAGCTACCGTGTGGGAATCGGTTTTGATGCGCACAAATTCATGGTGGGTCGCAAACTCATGCTGGGTGGTTTCGAAATTCCCCATTCGGTCGGTCTTCACGGACATTCGGACGCCGATGTCTTGCTTCATGCGTTGACCGACGCTCTGTTGGGAGCGGCTGGGCTCGGGGACATCGGTATGCATTTTCCGGATTCGGATCCGCAATGGAAAGACGCGTCCAGCGGCGTTTTTGTGCAACAGGCGCTTCAGGAGGTTTACCAGCTCGGCTGGAAGGTGAGCAACGTGGATCTCACACTCATCGCCCAGGAACCGAAGTTCGGACCGTACCGCAACGAGATTCGCTCCAGCATTGCTACATTATTAGAGCTGCCGGAAGAAATCATCAATCTGAAAGCAAAGACAACGGACCATATGGGATTTACCGGAAGAGGGGAAGGGATCGCCGCCCAGGCAATCGTATTGCTGGAATCAGATGCCTCGTGA
- the ispD gene encoding 2-C-methyl-D-erythritol 4-phosphate cytidylyltransferase — protein MRRKAGNDRMNYAIVTAAGKGSRFGEKKTLHLLNEKPLLSWSLRVLEEAPEIAEVIVTFAPDDSEEAYKKVCRDENFKKARFVAGGDTRYDSVRNAFFSLKEEKGIVLIHDAARPLLSRELLLRVLEATQKHGAALPVLPITETVKEVEGEQVARTLSREKLFVAQTPQGFRVELLASAYAKIVDSNVTDEAMLVEMAGYRVHVVAGESRNLKITEPSDIRVAETYL, from the coding sequence ATGCGACGAAAGGCGGGCAACGATCGCATGAATTACGCAATCGTAACAGCTGCAGGCAAAGGATCTCGTTTTGGAGAGAAAAAAACGTTGCATCTTTTGAATGAAAAACCGCTGTTATCCTGGTCTTTGCGTGTGCTGGAAGAAGCACCGGAGATCGCAGAAGTCATCGTAACTTTTGCGCCGGATGACTCGGAAGAGGCATACAAAAAAGTTTGCCGGGATGAGAATTTCAAGAAAGCGCGATTCGTAGCAGGGGGAGATACCCGCTATGATTCGGTGCGCAATGCATTTTTCTCGTTGAAAGAGGAAAAGGGAATTGTTTTGATTCATGATGCGGCTCGCCCGTTGTTGTCACGCGAGCTTTTGTTGCGAGTATTGGAGGCAACGCAAAAGCATGGGGCGGCGCTCCCCGTTTTGCCGATAACAGAAACCGTTAAAGAAGTGGAAGGGGAGCAGGTTGCGCGCACGTTGTCGCGCGAAAAACTGTTTGTAGCGCAAACCCCGCAGGGGTTTCGCGTCGAACTTCTGGCTTCAGCCTACGCTAAAATAGTGGATAGCAACGTTACAGATGAGGCGATGCTCGTTGAGATGGCGGGATATAGAGTTCACGTGGTTGCAGGGGAATCCAGAAATCTAAAGATTACAGAACCTTCAGACATAAGAGTTGCGGAGACATATCTATGA
- the holB gene encoding DNA polymerase III subunit delta' — translation MKLTDIAGNKRIVEYFQRALKRKQLGHAYLFSGPAGVGKSTLAAVLCKTLLCKNPDAEGPCSSCVSCHKFDSGNHPDFHQFIAEGLYFKIDLIRQIIHQASLKPVESSWKTFLLEDVDYMRDEAANAFLKVLEEPPGQTIFFLICERSEGLLSTIRSRCQIFEFQPLQPEEIKQWLIKKNNIGEQDAAYLSLSTHGSPGKALSVNPEQYQEMRDKVLVALETAILPKTYYTLIDAVRAITVDRTEMVERLLILEELARDLILLKSSSDARLVHEDARKRLAPLMENLDLRLLDEFYDELLQVREAILKINANISLSLQSLLLPLKMKCDERRATIA, via the coding sequence ATGAAACTGACAGATATTGCGGGAAACAAACGGATCGTTGAGTACTTTCAGCGCGCTCTTAAACGGAAACAACTGGGCCATGCCTACCTTTTTTCAGGCCCGGCTGGTGTAGGCAAAAGCACGCTTGCGGCGGTTCTATGCAAGACTCTGCTGTGCAAAAACCCCGATGCGGAGGGTCCATGCAGCAGCTGTGTTTCTTGCCACAAGTTTGACAGCGGAAATCATCCCGACTTTCACCAGTTCATAGCGGAAGGGCTCTATTTCAAAATCGATCTGATCCGCCAGATCATTCATCAAGCTTCTTTAAAGCCGGTGGAGTCCAGCTGGAAAACATTTCTACTCGAAGACGTGGATTACATGCGCGACGAAGCCGCAAATGCTTTCCTGAAAGTGCTCGAAGAACCACCCGGGCAGACAATCTTCTTTCTCATCTGCGAGCGCTCGGAGGGATTGCTTTCCACGATTCGTTCCAGGTGCCAGATCTTCGAATTTCAACCCCTGCAGCCGGAAGAGATCAAACAATGGCTCATCAAGAAAAATAATATCGGCGAGCAGGACGCAGCCTACCTCTCTTTGAGCACACATGGATCTCCCGGAAAAGCACTGAGTGTCAATCCCGAACAATACCAGGAAATGAGAGACAAGGTTCTGGTTGCACTGGAAACCGCAATCCTGCCAAAAACCTACTACACTCTCATCGATGCCGTTCGGGCCATCACAGTGGATCGCACCGAAATGGTGGAGCGCCTTTTGATACTGGAGGAGCTGGCGCGCGATCTGATTCTTTTGAAATCCTCATCAGACGCAAGGTTGGTGCATGAAGATGCGAGAAAGAGACTCGCACCTCTGATGGAAAACCTGGATCTCCGTTTGCTCGATGAGTTTTATGATGAGCTTTTACAGGTTCGCGAAGCGATCTTAAAGATTAACGCCAACATCAGTTTGTCGCTTCAATCCTTGTTGTTGCCACTGAAAATGAAATGCGACGAAAGGCGGGCAACGATCGCATGA
- the tmk gene encoding dTMP kinase, giving the protein MKPGFFITFEGIEGCGKTSQLKLAAQWLEQQGHKVCRTREPGGTELGIHIRKLLLSETSSGLAPLSEALLYMADRFQHINEVIRPALEAGQVVLCDRYHDSTIAYQGYARKISLNFLDAIWKNSGSVLEPHLTLLLDLEPKSGIERSLQKLEAQQIDESRFEKETLEFHTRVRDGFLTLARENPGRIHVVDANRSIDDVHKNVVEVIAEFFNRSSQSTQRLK; this is encoded by the coding sequence ATGAAACCCGGTTTTTTCATCACTTTTGAAGGCATTGAAGGCTGTGGAAAAACATCCCAGCTGAAGCTTGCCGCGCAATGGTTGGAGCAACAAGGTCACAAAGTCTGTCGCACGCGCGAGCCGGGAGGCACCGAGCTCGGAATCCATATCCGCAAACTGCTGCTTTCGGAAACTAGCTCCGGTCTCGCGCCTTTGTCGGAAGCGCTCCTATACATGGCCGATCGCTTCCAGCACATCAATGAAGTGATCCGGCCCGCTCTGGAAGCTGGTCAGGTTGTGTTGTGCGATCGCTATCATGACAGCACGATTGCGTACCAGGGTTACGCTCGAAAAATCTCTTTGAACTTTCTGGATGCAATCTGGAAGAATTCCGGATCGGTTTTGGAGCCGCATTTAACTTTATTATTGGATCTGGAACCAAAGTCAGGCATCGAACGTTCTTTGCAAAAACTCGAGGCTCAACAGATCGATGAATCACGTTTTGAAAAAGAGACTCTGGAATTTCACACTCGCGTGCGCGATGGTTTTTTAACTCTTGCGCGAGAGAATCCAGGTAGAATCCACGTCGTTGATGCAAACAGGTCAATCGATGACGTGCATAAAAACGTAGTTGAAGTAATAGCTGAATTCTTTAACAGAAGCTCGCAAAGCACGCAAAGATTAAAATAA
- a CDS encoding YggS family pyridoxal phosphate-dependent enzyme, whose amino-acid sequence MIQSNLSKIQAEVAAVAAGREVKIIGASKTVSSERVLEAYDVGMRIFGENRIQEAIQKIKDLPDDIEWHFIGHLQSNKVRDAVRHFTWIQSVDSLRLLRLIDQEASKQKKQISILFEINLGGEETKHGLDPEKLKEVLDASGNLENVSIRGLMAIPPLFEDPEQVRPYFRRLKELASVHPGLSELSMGMSHDYIVAIEEGATMVRIGTALFGRRE is encoded by the coding sequence ATGATTCAGTCCAACCTCAGCAAAATTCAAGCGGAAGTTGCCGCAGTAGCGGCCGGTCGTGAGGTGAAAATCATCGGCGCATCGAAAACGGTTTCATCAGAAAGAGTGCTGGAAGCCTATGACGTGGGGATGCGCATTTTCGGTGAAAACAGGATTCAAGAAGCGATTCAGAAAATCAAAGATCTACCCGATGATATTGAATGGCATTTCATCGGGCACTTGCAGAGCAACAAAGTGCGGGATGCCGTACGCCATTTTACCTGGATCCAATCCGTCGATTCCTTGCGCCTGCTTCGTTTGATCGATCAGGAAGCTTCGAAACAAAAGAAGCAAATATCCATATTGTTCGAAATCAATCTGGGTGGTGAGGAAACAAAGCATGGTCTTGATCCCGAAAAACTGAAAGAAGTGCTGGATGCGAGTGGAAACCTGGAGAATGTCAGCATTCGCGGGCTGATGGCAATCCCGCCTTTATTTGAAGATCCCGAGCAAGTGCGGCCCTACTTCCGCCGTCTAAAGGAGCTTGCTTCCGTCCATCCGGGGCTTTCAGAATTGTCGATGGGCATGTCACACGATTATATTGTTGCTATAGAGGAAGGAGCGACAATGGTCAGGATCGGCACCGCTCTCTTCGGAAGAAGAGAATAG
- a CDS encoding YggT family protein — MLILLNVLRAVAYILDSIITIFLVVLFARVILSWIRLPYNPIVHAIYKITEPVLSPIRRKLPMTWGIDFSPMILFLLLFAIRIVVVGSIFDYVELYRGRYLRP; from the coding sequence ATGCTAATATTACTGAATGTCCTGCGGGCAGTCGCATACATATTGGACTCGATCATTACCATTTTTCTGGTGGTCCTTTTTGCGAGAGTCATACTGTCCTGGATTCGTTTGCCGTACAACCCGATCGTTCACGCGATCTATAAGATTACCGAACCGGTGTTGAGTCCCATACGCCGTAAGCTGCCAATGACCTGGGGCATTGACTTTAGTCCGATGATCCTGTTTTTGCTGTTGTTCGCCATCAGGATTGTTGTTGTGGGTAGCATTTTTGATTACGTCGAGTTATACAGAGGGAGGTATTTGCGGCCATGA
- a CDS encoding DivIVA domain-containing protein → MKISSIDIQRQKFQVKLKGYDQEEVRNFLITVAEQIEELSRENDIFKQEIDRLREILKDYEERDHILKNTLVTAQKNSEAMLANTKKEGDLIVKEAEFKAMKLMEHAQGQVLKIQKDMMDLKLQRKALQDKIQTSIQIMQKILEYQKEEEKSAEKIMYYGKAQEGGPKQS, encoded by the coding sequence ATGAAAATTTCATCGATCGACATTCAACGTCAAAAGTTTCAGGTCAAGCTAAAGGGCTACGATCAGGAAGAAGTCCGAAATTTTTTGATCACGGTCGCAGAACAAATCGAAGAGCTCAGCCGTGAAAACGATATTTTCAAGCAGGAGATTGACAGACTCCGGGAAATCTTAAAGGACTACGAAGAGCGGGATCATATCCTCAAGAACACTCTCGTTACCGCTCAAAAGAACAGCGAAGCGATGCTGGCCAACACCAAAAAAGAAGGAGACCTGATCGTTAAAGAAGCCGAGTTTAAAGCCATGAAATTGATGGAACACGCCCAGGGCCAGGTCCTGAAAATTCAAAAGGACATGATGGACTTGAAGCTGCAGCGCAAAGCGCTTCAAGACAAGATCCAGACGTCCATTCAGATCATGCAAAAAATACTGGAATACCAGAAAGAAGAAGAAAAATCGGCTGAAAAAATCATGTACTATGGTAAAGCCCAGGAAGGCGGCCCCAAACAATCTTGA
- a CDS encoding DUF167 domain-containing protein: protein MVRAVPRSSKISIIQESSNQFKIRLTSAPVEGAANAQLIKLLSEKLSLPARSVHLISGETGRLKRLKIEGLSLDKIVQLLTEK from the coding sequence GTGGTTCGGGCCGTACCACGTTCTTCTAAAATCTCCATCATTCAGGAAAGCTCAAATCAATTCAAAATCAGGCTGACATCTGCCCCTGTAGAGGGAGCAGCAAATGCTCAATTGATCAAGTTGTTGTCCGAAAAGCTTTCCTTGCCGGCGCGGAGTGTTCACCTGATCTCCGGCGAAACAGGACGTTTGAAACGTTTGAAAATTGAAGGTCTTTCCCTGGATAAGATCGTTCAGCTTCTAACAGAAAAATGA
- the hutI gene encoding imidazolonepropionase yields the protein MILIHDAAQLVTPLSGGGLSVIENGAIVSDQDKILFVGSTSEALSSYPGVEKIDATGKVLMPGFVDPHTHLIFGGDRCPEFLMRLRGATYQEIAAAGGGIQHTVRATRDASEQTLAEHSLRHLETMLQYGTTTVEVKSGYGLSWECEEKLLSVAHKISSQATQDMVTTFLGAHDFPRDKTREEYIQEILTQMLPAVAEKRLATFCDVFCDQGYYSVEEARKICLKARSLGLKIKLHVDELADVNGAALAAEMNAISADHLILANENGIARMAEAGVIGVLLPGTSFALKVKQHAPARRMIEAGVRIALATDFNPGTCFSHSMQYVLQLASLLYGLTPEEALTAATLHAAAAIDWDRKVGSLEPGKQMDCLIFDIPDYGYLFYNLGVNRLETVIKKGEISWNRNRN from the coding sequence ATGATTCTGATTCACGACGCGGCACAGCTGGTTACACCGCTTTCCGGCGGAGGTCTCTCCGTAATCGAGAATGGTGCAATCGTCAGCGATCAAGATAAGATTCTATTTGTTGGCTCCACGAGCGAAGCATTGTCTTCGTATCCTGGCGTTGAAAAAATCGACGCCACGGGCAAAGTCCTGATGCCTGGATTCGTTGATCCCCATACACACCTGATATTCGGAGGAGACCGTTGCCCTGAATTTCTCATGCGACTTCGCGGCGCGACGTATCAGGAAATTGCAGCGGCAGGAGGCGGAATTCAACATACCGTTCGCGCAACGCGTGATGCTTCTGAGCAGACTCTTGCCGAACATAGCCTTCGTCATCTTGAAACAATGTTGCAGTACGGAACGACAACCGTAGAGGTGAAATCCGGATACGGACTGAGCTGGGAATGCGAAGAAAAATTACTCTCCGTGGCTCACAAGATTTCCTCGCAGGCCACACAGGACATGGTGACAACTTTCCTGGGCGCTCATGATTTTCCGCGGGACAAGACGAGAGAAGAATACATTCAAGAAATTCTCACTCAGATGCTGCCTGCCGTAGCTGAAAAACGGCTCGCGACTTTTTGCGATGTTTTTTGCGATCAGGGTTACTATTCGGTTGAGGAAGCTCGAAAAATCTGTCTGAAGGCAAGATCTCTCGGGCTGAAGATCAAACTGCATGTGGATGAGTTGGCAGATGTGAACGGGGCGGCCCTGGCTGCGGAGATGAATGCGATCTCGGCGGATCATCTCATCCTGGCGAATGAGAACGGAATCGCGAGAATGGCAGAAGCAGGAGTTATCGGTGTATTGCTTCCCGGGACATCCTTCGCATTAAAAGTCAAACAGCACGCACCGGCGCGGCGCATGATCGAAGCGGGCGTGCGGATCGCTCTGGCTACGGATTTCAATCCGGGCACTTGCTTTTCTCATTCTATGCAATATGTTTTGCAGCTTGCTTCTTTGTTGTACGGACTGACTCCGGAAGAAGCGCTGACAGCAGCGACGCTGCATGCGGCCGCGGCAATTGATTGGGATCGCAAGGTCGGGTCACTGGAACCGGGCAAACAAATGGATTGCTTGATCTTTGATATTCCCGATTACGGTTATCTCTTCTATAATCTAGGAGTCAACCGGCTGGAAACGGTCATCAAAAAGGGGGAAATCTCTTGGAACAGAAACCGAAATTAG
- a CDS encoding cyclodeaminase/cyclohydrolase family protein, with protein MEQKPKLDPNQLASWTISDFLKKLASEDPVPGGGSVSALAGALGAALIAMYGKLGTLRKGVSGDDQEVLQKISIEASSYQNKLTRLITEDSLAYTEVMQAYKLSKTTEEESKIRQQSIQRAFHVAVEIPLETMNACIECLHLIAEVALIGNPSAFSDLKVAQFMCHAGAKGAMENILINLPSLKDQEFVHMVEAKLTKLKQALENFSKQKIEKPA; from the coding sequence TTGGAACAGAAACCGAAATTAGATCCAAATCAACTTGCATCCTGGACAATCTCAGATTTCCTCAAGAAGCTTGCGTCGGAAGATCCGGTTCCGGGAGGGGGTTCTGTCTCAGCGCTTGCAGGCGCGCTTGGCGCGGCATTGATCGCGATGTACGGAAAACTAGGGACGCTCCGCAAGGGAGTGAGCGGAGACGATCAGGAAGTCTTGCAAAAAATCAGTATCGAAGCCTCTTCCTACCAGAATAAGCTGACACGCCTGATTACAGAGGACAGCCTTGCCTATACAGAAGTGATGCAGGCGTATAAACTTTCCAAAACGACGGAAGAAGAATCGAAGATTCGTCAGCAGTCGATCCAGCGCGCTTTTCATGTTGCGGTTGAAATACCGCTGGAAACCATGAATGCTTGCATAGAATGTTTGCACTTGATTGCAGAAGTGGCTTTGATCGGCAATCCGAGCGCCTTTTCCGACCTCAAAGTCGCTCAATTTATGTGTCACGCGGGTGCAAAAGGCGCAATGGAGAATATTCTCATCAATTTGCCTTCGCTCAAGGATCAGGAATTCGTTCATATGGTCGAGGCAAAGCTGACGAAGCTGAAACAGGCACTGGAAAACTTTTCGAAACAAAAGATTGAAAAACCAGCTTAA
- the hrcA gene encoding heat-inducible transcriptional repressor HrcA: MKVSDERLDERSKKILRELISIYSQTGEPVGSRTLSKKTKMGLSPATIRNVLSNLEEAGYIMQPHTSAGRVPTDKGYRFFVNHLLRNPQLNSLQKEMIENQMVKTSGDFEELLVLTTELLSRLSHSVALAVAPNLEKMVLENMDFVSISSTRILAILVTKGGVVSNKMIEMEEPVAQDELIRIANYIRTEFCGQTLPSIRRKILNLMRQEQTQYDILLKRAMILSRKCLEMPAGDQLYVIGASQIVNYPEFSDLTRTREILEALEQKSKIVHILTECIEGEGIHILIGSENRDPELKGLTLISSAYRYENEPIGTLAILGPTRMEYGRMIPLVDHLAKVVSEILSGGK; the protein is encoded by the coding sequence ATGAAAGTTTCCGACGAACGGCTGGATGAGCGAAGCAAGAAAATCCTGCGCGAGCTGATCTCTATCTACTCGCAGACCGGGGAGCCGGTTGGATCGCGAACCTTATCCAAGAAGACCAAAATGGGCTTGAGCCCGGCGACTATCAGGAATGTTCTATCTAATTTGGAAGAGGCGGGTTACATCATGCAGCCGCACACATCCGCCGGCCGTGTGCCAACCGATAAAGGTTATCGTTTCTTTGTCAACCACCTATTGAGAAATCCACAGCTCAATTCACTTCAAAAAGAGATGATTGAGAACCAGATGGTAAAGACTTCGGGCGATTTTGAGGAACTGCTCGTTCTGACGACGGAGCTCCTCTCGCGTCTTTCTCACAGTGTGGCTCTGGCCGTGGCTCCGAATCTGGAAAAAATGGTTCTGGAGAACATGGATTTTGTTTCGATCAGCTCGACGCGCATTCTGGCCATCCTTGTTACGAAGGGAGGAGTCGTCAGCAACAAAATGATCGAAATGGAGGAACCGGTTGCTCAGGATGAATTGATCAGAATCGCAAACTACATCCGGACAGAGTTTTGTGGTCAGACCCTGCCGAGCATCCGTCGAAAAATCCTGAATTTGATGAGACAGGAACAAACCCAGTACGACATCCTCTTGAAGAGAGCAATGATTCTCAGCCGGAAATGCCTGGAAATGCCTGCAGGAGATCAACTTTACGTGATCGGAGCGTCGCAAATTGTTAACTATCCTGAATTTTCGGACCTCACTCGCACGCGGGAGATTCTCGAGGCCCTTGAACAAAAAAGTAAAATTGTTCATATTTTAACTGAGTGCATCGAGGGTGAAGGTATCCATATTCTCATCGGATCGGAGAACCGGGATCCTGAGCTAAAAGGATTGACCCTGATCTCCTCCGCTTATAGATATGAGAATGAACCGATCGGAACACTTGCGATTCTTGGACCGACGCGAATGGAATATGGCCGGATGATCCCTCTGGTAGACCATTTAGCAAAAGTGGTGAGCGAGATTTTATCTGGCGGGAAATAA
- the grpE gene encoding nucleotide exchange factor GrpE, with protein sequence MADEKDDFEDTDFISKGNGKDEDDEDIQIELLDPDNPGSHALEMAPANPVRELEQQMESLRREKDEIYDRLLRKHADFENFRKRSEKDKREFQQYALSDIVGDLIFILDNFERALSHSDDSSNPEYRKGVELIYRQLRDLLEKRGLRIIESKGQKFDPNFHEAVAREPRSDVEEGTILEELQRGYFFQNRLLRPAMVKVSYAPEDESPKENPTESKSDDEWLNKES encoded by the coding sequence ATGGCAGACGAAAAGGACGATTTCGAAGATACCGATTTCATTTCTAAAGGAAATGGCAAAGACGAGGACGACGAGGACATCCAGATCGAGCTTCTGGATCCGGATAATCCCGGCTCGCACGCACTCGAAATGGCCCCGGCTAATCCTGTTCGCGAACTCGAACAGCAAATGGAAAGCCTGCGTAGAGAAAAAGACGAAATCTATGATCGTCTGCTGCGCAAACATGCGGATTTTGAGAATTTTCGGAAACGCAGCGAAAAAGATAAAAGGGAATTTCAACAGTACGCCCTTTCTGATATTGTTGGAGACTTGATTTTCATTCTGGATAACTTCGAACGCGCCTTATCACACTCAGATGATTCTTCCAATCCGGAATATAGAAAAGGGGTGGAGCTGATTTACAGGCAGTTGCGAGATCTTCTTGAAAAACGGGGATTGCGGATCATCGAATCAAAAGGCCAAAAGTTCGATCCCAATTTTCATGAAGCTGTGGCACGCGAACCGAGAAGCGATGTGGAAGAAGGAACGATTCTGGAAGAATTGCAGAGGGGTTACTTCTTTCAGAACCGCTTGTTACGGCCGGCCATGGTGAAGGTGAGCTACGCGCCGGAGGATGAATCACCGAAAGAAAACCCAACGGAAAGCAAGAGTGATGACGAATGGCTGAACAAAGAATCATAG